In Dyadobacter sp. CECT 9275, the following proteins share a genomic window:
- the purN gene encoding phosphoribosylglycinamide formyltransferase — protein sequence MKRIAIFASGSGSNAEKICSYFEGRTDVEVSLILTNNPQAGVIARARKFHIPSVVFDRKSFYESEKILDLLKNQKIDFIVLAGFMMLIPPFLVEAYPGKMVNIHPALLPKYGGKGMYGHFVHEAVVAAGERESGITIHFVNEFYDEGNIIFQASCEITPTDSPDDVASKVQVLEHAHYPEVIDKVITESTR from the coding sequence ATGAAAAGAATTGCCATTTTTGCCTCAGGTTCAGGTTCCAACGCCGAAAAGATCTGTTCTTATTTTGAAGGAAGAACGGATGTGGAAGTATCCCTCATCCTGACCAATAATCCGCAGGCAGGCGTTATTGCCAGAGCCCGGAAATTCCATATCCCTTCGGTTGTTTTTGATCGCAAGAGTTTTTATGAATCCGAAAAAATACTTGATTTATTAAAAAATCAAAAGATTGACTTCATCGTTCTGGCAGGTTTTATGATGCTAATTCCGCCGTTTCTGGTGGAGGCATACCCCGGCAAAATGGTCAATATCCACCCAGCTCTTTTACCTAAATATGGAGGGAAAGGCATGTATGGGCATTTTGTGCATGAGGCCGTAGTAGCCGCCGGAGAGCGGGAATCGGGCATAACGATCCATTTTGTGAACGAGTTTTACGATGAAGGTAACATCATTTTCCAGGCAAGCTGCGAGATAACACCAACCGACAGCCCCGACGACGTGGCAAGCAAGGTACAGGTGCTTGAACATGCGCACTACCCCGAAGTGATTGATAAGGTCATCACCGAGTCGACCAGGTAA
- a CDS encoding DUF4834 family protein, producing the protein MKLVFNILIIFFLLIAFVPIFRRFIFHLLVGRQLVKEQKRQFRAEQERARKPGVRVDSVPPDANQSRFKGGEYVDYEDIK; encoded by the coding sequence ATGAAGCTGGTATTTAATATTCTCATCATATTTTTTCTTTTGATTGCCTTTGTGCCCATCTTCAGGCGATTTATCTTCCATTTACTGGTAGGGCGCCAGCTGGTCAAAGAGCAAAAGCGGCAGTTCAGGGCGGAGCAGGAAAGAGCACGTAAGCCAGGTGTCAGGGTTGATAGTGTTCCTCCGGACGCCAATCAATCCCGGTTTAAAGGGGGAGAATATGTTGATTACGAAGATATAAAGTAA
- a CDS encoding voltage-gated chloride channel family protein — translation MKLSFVSKLFRAFPVAFFILRWLFISAAVGIVVGSASAFFLISLDWATNFRENHRWVIILLPAAGFAIGMMYHYFGKEVEAGNNLLLENINRPSKIIPVKMAPFVLIGTIATHLFGGSAGREGTALQMGGSIADQLTSILKLRPRDRKLILVAGIAAGFGSVFGTPLAGAVFGLEVFLIGRLRYDALFPAFAASICADLTTRAWQVGHTHYHIPVMPDYNTVHILWAIIAGSIFGICSIFFTELTHRIGSFFKASIKFPPLRPVAGGIIVVSAVWLMDTTRYIGLGVPVIVESFSQPLPAYDFVLKILFTAVTLGAAFKGGEVTPLFFIGATLGNALSAIIPLPTGLLAGMGFVAVFAGAANTPLACTLMAMELFGAECGTFVALACVTAYFFSGNRGIYGAQVIGQPKHLLFGRKEGKTLSAIRNKPEKL, via the coding sequence ATGAAGTTATCATTTGTTTCTAAATTATTCAGAGCTTTTCCTGTTGCCTTTTTTATTCTGCGCTGGCTGTTCATTTCAGCGGCTGTTGGTATAGTCGTTGGTTCGGCATCTGCCTTTTTTCTGATTTCTCTTGATTGGGCTACGAACTTCCGGGAAAATCATCGATGGGTTATCATTTTGTTGCCCGCCGCAGGTTTTGCTATTGGAATGATGTATCATTATTTTGGCAAAGAGGTAGAGGCCGGAAATAATCTTTTGCTGGAAAACATCAACCGTCCCTCCAAGATAATCCCCGTGAAAATGGCCCCGTTTGTTCTCATCGGTACCATTGCCACGCACCTGTTCGGAGGCTCTGCAGGAAGAGAAGGAACAGCCCTGCAAATGGGAGGTTCCATAGCTGACCAGCTGACCAGCATTCTAAAACTGAGACCAAGGGATAGGAAATTAATCCTGGTGGCCGGTATAGCCGCCGGTTTTGGATCCGTGTTCGGGACGCCGCTGGCCGGGGCCGTTTTCGGGCTGGAGGTTTTCCTGATCGGCCGGTTACGGTATGATGCACTTTTCCCGGCCTTTGCAGCTTCTATATGCGCGGACCTCACCACCCGCGCATGGCAGGTGGGGCATACCCACTACCATATCCCCGTTATGCCGGATTACAATACGGTACACATTCTCTGGGCAATCATTGCCGGTAGTATCTTTGGTATCTGCTCTATATTCTTCACAGAACTCACGCACCGCATCGGTTCATTTTTTAAGGCCAGTATAAAATTCCCACCCCTGCGGCCTGTGGCAGGAGGAATTATCGTGGTCTCTGCTGTATGGCTGATGGATACTACCCGATATATCGGGCTGGGTGTCCCTGTGATAGTCGAATCCTTCAGCCAGCCATTGCCCGCTTACGACTTTGTCCTTAAAATACTTTTTACTGCGGTGACCTTAGGGGCCGCTTTCAAAGGCGGAGAAGTTACACCGCTGTTTTTCATCGGGGCAACATTGGGAAATGCCCTGTCCGCCATTATTCCATTACCAACCGGGCTGCTGGCAGGAATGGGTTTCGTAGCAGTTTTTGCCGGAGCTGCCAATACACCTCTGGCCTGTACTTTGATGGCAATGGAGCTTTTCGGGGCAGAATGTGGTACTTTTGTTGCACTGGCCTGCGTAACAGCTTATTTTTTTTCAGGCAACCGCGGCATTTATGGTGCACAGGTTATAGGGCAACCGAAACATTTGCTTTTTGGAAGGAAAGAGGGAAAAACATTATCGGCTATTAGAAACAAGCCAGAGAAACTATAG
- a CDS encoding sigma-54-dependent transcriptional regulator, giving the protein MTKRILIIDDEAKLRGLLARIIQLEGFEVLEAGDIRSGLKILEKTDVDIVLCDVKLPDGNGVETAGTIKTRYPHIEVILLTAYGNIADGVQAIKNGAFDYITKGDDNSRIIPLIYKAAEKVDLNKRLNSLEKQLGKKYSFDHIIGRSKRFQETVTLAKKVAPTDTSVLLLGETGTGKEVFAQAIHLAGRRNSKSFVAVNCSAFSKDLLESEMFGHKAGAYTGALKDKKGLFEEAHNGTIFLDEIGEMAMDLQAKLLRVLESGEFIKVGDSKITKVDVRVIAATNRNLEEEIKNGTFRSDLFYRLSAFQINIPALRERKEDIKPLAESFALSIGLKIGKKIKGLSPEYVTTLENNYWQGNIRELKNVIERSVILTDSEELDTGTLPYELTQKKASAGSPLSAFAMNSVEKLHIQKVLNYTRGNKAEAARLLEMGIATLYRKIEEYKLNQNFPG; this is encoded by the coding sequence ATGACAAAAAGAATCCTGATCATTGATGACGAAGCCAAACTGCGCGGCCTGCTTGCAAGGATCATACAACTTGAAGGCTTCGAAGTTCTGGAGGCCGGAGATATCCGGTCGGGATTAAAAATACTGGAAAAAACCGATGTGGACATAGTACTCTGCGATGTAAAACTGCCGGACGGCAATGGTGTCGAAACCGCTGGTACTATCAAAACGAGGTATCCTCATATAGAAGTGATTTTGCTCACTGCTTACGGAAACATAGCCGATGGTGTGCAGGCAATTAAAAATGGAGCGTTTGACTACATCACCAAAGGAGACGACAACAGCCGTATCATCCCGCTGATTTATAAAGCAGCTGAAAAAGTTGACCTTAACAAGCGTCTCAACAGTCTGGAAAAACAGCTGGGTAAAAAATATTCTTTCGACCATATCATCGGCCGTTCCAAAAGATTTCAGGAAACTGTAACACTGGCGAAAAAGGTGGCACCCACTGATACCAGCGTTTTGCTTCTGGGCGAAACAGGTACCGGAAAAGAGGTTTTTGCACAGGCTATTCACCTGGCAGGCAGAAGAAACTCCAAATCTTTCGTGGCCGTTAATTGCTCCGCCTTTTCCAAGGACTTACTGGAAAGTGAAATGTTCGGGCACAAGGCCGGTGCCTATACCGGAGCTTTGAAAGACAAAAAAGGGCTATTTGAAGAGGCACACAACGGTACCATATTCCTGGACGAAATCGGGGAAATGGCAATGGATCTTCAGGCGAAACTTTTACGCGTACTGGAATCAGGGGAATTTATAAAAGTGGGCGACAGCAAGATTACCAAAGTGGATGTCCGTGTGATTGCGGCTACGAACAGAAATCTTGAAGAAGAAATAAAAAATGGCACTTTCCGGAGCGACCTTTTTTACCGGCTGTCTGCATTTCAGATTAATATTCCAGCCCTACGCGAAAGAAAAGAAGATATTAAACCTCTGGCCGAAAGTTTTGCACTGAGTATCGGATTGAAAATTGGCAAGAAAATCAAAGGCTTATCTCCCGAGTATGTTACTACCCTTGAAAACAATTACTGGCAGGGAAATATCCGCGAACTGAAAAATGTAATTGAAAGGAGCGTTATCCTCACCGATTCGGAGGAGCTTGATACCGGCACCTTGCCTTATGAACTGACTCAGAAAAAAGCCAGTGCCGGATCCCCTCTCTCCGCATTTGCCATGAACAGCGTAGAAAAGCTCCATATTCAAAAGGTACTCAATTACACCAGAGGCAACAAAGCGGAAGCTGCACGTCTGCTGGAAATGGGAATTGCTACCCTCTACCGCAAAATTGAAGAATACAAGCTTAATCAAAACTTCCCGGGATAA
- the bshA gene encoding N-acetyl-alpha-D-glucosaminyl L-malate synthase BshA, giving the protein MKIGIVCYPTFGGSGVVATELGKALAKAGHQVHFITYSQPQRLDFFNENLYYHEVNIPAYPLFQYPPYESALSSAMVHVVASAGLDLLHVHYAIPHASSAYLAKQILAQQGIHIPVITTLHGTDITLVGKDESYEPVVTFSINQSDGVTTVSDSLRKDTYAHFNITRDIEVIPNFIDLERFNRQKKDHFKLAICPNNEKLIVHTSNFRKVKRIDDVVLVFDKLRKITPSKLLLVGDGPERARIERLCKDLDMLSDVRFLGKLDAIEEVLSVADLFLMPSESESFGLAALEALACEVPIITSNAGGLPELNVQGYSGFMSNVGDVDDMVRHAAYILDDSNLQTFKENALARAKEFDVAKILPQYEAYYEKVVENSKAMAL; this is encoded by the coding sequence ATGAAAATAGGAATTGTATGTTACCCTACTTTCGGAGGAAGTGGTGTGGTAGCTACCGAACTTGGCAAAGCACTGGCGAAAGCAGGCCACCAGGTTCACTTCATTACATATTCACAGCCGCAAAGACTTGATTTTTTTAACGAAAATTTATATTATCACGAGGTAAATATCCCTGCTTATCCTTTGTTTCAGTACCCACCATACGAGTCGGCTCTGTCCAGTGCTATGGTGCATGTGGTGGCAAGTGCAGGGTTGGACCTCTTGCACGTGCATTATGCTATTCCGCATGCGTCTTCGGCCTACCTTGCCAAGCAGATACTCGCTCAGCAGGGTATTCATATCCCGGTCATTACAACGCTGCACGGTACGGATATCACCCTGGTCGGGAAAGATGAATCCTATGAACCGGTTGTTACGTTCAGTATCAACCAGTCGGATGGGGTTACTACCGTTTCTGACTCACTTCGAAAAGATACCTACGCGCATTTTAATATTACCAGGGATATTGAGGTGATTCCCAATTTTATAGACCTGGAAAGATTCAACCGGCAGAAAAAGGATCATTTTAAACTGGCCATTTGTCCGAACAATGAAAAGCTGATTGTACATACTTCAAATTTCAGAAAAGTAAAGCGGATTGATGATGTGGTACTGGTTTTTGATAAGCTCCGCAAAATAACGCCAAGCAAGCTGCTGCTTGTAGGAGATGGTCCGGAGAGGGCACGGATCGAGCGTTTGTGCAAGGATCTGGATATGTTGTCGGATGTTCGCTTTTTGGGCAAACTTGATGCCATAGAAGAGGTGCTTTCTGTTGCTGACCTTTTTCTGATGCCATCCGAGTCGGAAAGTTTTGGTCTGGCGGCGTTGGAGGCTCTCGCCTGCGAAGTACCGATCATCACTTCAAATGCCGGTGGACTTCCCGAGTTGAATGTGCAGGGCTATTCGGGTTTTATGAGTAACGTTGGTGATGTAGATGACATGGTACGCCACGCTGCTTACATACTAGATGATTCCAATTTGCAGACATTTAAGGAAAATGCGCTGGCAAGGGCCAAGGAATTTGATGTGGCAAAAATATTGCCCCAGTATGAAGCCTACTACGAAAAAGTAGTTGAAAACTCCAAAGCGATGGCTTTGTAA
- a CDS encoding geranylgeranylglycerol-phosphate geranylgeranyltransferase: protein MNVSARSKARIRDYIAGSVRLVRMTNLVIVALTQYLTRILLIGPKENWKQIITDYDMFFLSLSTVFIAAAGYIINDYFDIKIDIVNKPERVVVGRYLKRRWAMGAHQVFNVLGAALGMVVSPWIFLVNVFSITLLWFYSERFKRLPFIGNFIVSLLTGLSLLILTVHYPANRHLVLIYAIFSFFISLIREVVKDMEDIRGDAAHGCRTLPIIWGIRRTKTFLYIVVGFFVVVLFSMASALENRLLLILFFMLLLPLGWLTFRLTKADTKKDFRKISSISKIIMLLGLMTMLVA, encoded by the coding sequence ATGAATGTGTCTGCCCGATCCAAAGCAAGAATCAGGGATTATATTGCCGGAAGCGTACGCCTTGTCAGGATGACAAACCTGGTGATTGTTGCGCTGACGCAGTATTTGACGCGTATCCTCCTGATCGGGCCGAAAGAAAACTGGAAGCAGATCATCACCGATTATGACATGTTTTTTCTCTCGCTGTCAACGGTTTTTATAGCAGCAGCAGGATACATCATCAACGATTATTTCGATATCAAAATAGATATTGTCAACAAGCCCGAACGCGTGGTGGTGGGTCGTTACCTCAAAAGGCGATGGGCTATGGGAGCGCACCAGGTCTTCAATGTATTAGGAGCAGCACTGGGGATGGTCGTCAGTCCATGGATTTTCCTGGTCAATGTATTTTCCATCACCCTGCTGTGGTTTTACTCTGAAAGATTTAAACGCCTGCCTTTTATCGGGAATTTTATTGTTTCGCTGCTGACCGGCTTGTCGTTACTGATCCTGACTGTCCATTATCCAGCCAATCGTCATCTGGTACTTATTTACGCCATATTCTCTTTTTTTATCTCACTCATCCGGGAAGTGGTCAAGGATATGGAAGATATCCGGGGAGACGCAGCGCATGGCTGCCGGACCCTCCCGATTATCTGGGGAATCAGAAGGACCAAAACGTTCCTTTACATTGTAGTCGGTTTTTTTGTGGTGGTTTTATTCAGCATGGCCAGCGCTTTGGAAAACCGTTTGCTTTTAATCCTGTTCTTTATGCTCCTCCTGCCTTTGGGTTGGCTCACCTTCCGCCTTACCAAAGCCGATACTAAAAAGGATTTCCGAAAAATCAGCAGTATCAGCAAGATCATCATGCTGCTGGGCCTGATGACCATGCTGGTTGCGTGA
- a CDS encoding M12 family metallopeptidase has product MAKKDTPASIVENETSPHYCTMVNVPPVQLPPDVSGMRSHMIVMTRKKWANGTKLKYYFYNGSTDGSPANWKGTTTQKNVVKDAFAAWKNLGIGLEFGETTDRNEAEIRIGFLPGDGSWSYVGRDVIDLVPSPDERTMNFGWDITHEMDTAIHEIGHTLGAPHEHQNPFAGIVWDEEAVYASLAQPPNSWSRETTFHNIIRKLSPTEVEGSTHDPNSVMHYPFGPGMIKEPAEFRNGINPAGGLSAKDKEFVRKFYPPLVAADYIEMKVSQSQVLDIKAGQQKNFVFKPLTSRKYKIETFGAMDTVMVLFERTAGGEVYLSGDDDSGTDFNSKINIRLIKGREYIVRLRLYYAEREGSGSVMVY; this is encoded by the coding sequence ATGGCAAAAAAAGACACCCCTGCAAGTATCGTTGAAAACGAAACATCCCCGCATTACTGCACGATGGTCAACGTGCCGCCCGTTCAGCTTCCGCCGGATGTAAGCGGAATGCGGTCGCACATGATCGTGATGACCCGGAAAAAATGGGCCAATGGCACCAAACTTAAATACTACTTTTATAACGGCAGTACCGACGGCTCCCCTGCAAACTGGAAAGGAACTACAACCCAGAAAAATGTCGTAAAAGATGCTTTTGCTGCTTGGAAGAACCTTGGAATTGGATTGGAATTTGGCGAAACAACGGACCGGAACGAAGCAGAGATAAGAATAGGTTTTTTGCCAGGTGACGGGTCCTGGTCGTATGTGGGCCGTGATGTGATTGACCTGGTACCCTCACCTGACGAAAGGACCATGAATTTCGGTTGGGATATTACTCATGAAATGGATACTGCCATACACGAAATAGGCCACACGCTGGGAGCCCCACATGAGCACCAGAACCCGTTTGCGGGTATTGTGTGGGATGAAGAGGCTGTATATGCTTCTTTGGCACAACCACCAAACAGCTGGTCGCGTGAAACGACTTTTCATAATATTATCCGTAAGCTATCGCCGACTGAGGTAGAAGGCTCTACTCACGACCCCAATTCGGTAATGCATTACCCCTTTGGTCCGGGGATGATCAAAGAACCGGCGGAATTCCGTAATGGTATCAACCCGGCCGGTGGTCTGTCGGCAAAGGATAAAGAATTTGTCAGAAAATTTTATCCGCCGCTGGTGGCCGCTGATTATATCGAAATGAAGGTTTCGCAATCCCAGGTACTGGATATTAAAGCGGGCCAGCAAAAGAATTTTGTCTTCAAGCCGCTGACTTCCAGAAAATACAAGATAGAAACCTTCGGTGCGATGGATACCGTCATGGTACTCTTTGAAAGAACCGCCGGAGGCGAGGTATATCTCTCAGGCGACGACGACAGCGGTACCGATTTCAATTCAAAAATTAATATCAGGCTCATCAAAGGACGTGAATACATCGTCAGGCTCCGGTTATATTATGCAGAAAGGGAAGGAAGCGGATCGGTGATGGTCTATTAA